The genomic interval GTGTAGGAGAAGGTTTTGAAACAATGAAAGAAATAGTATCTTTTACATCTCCTTTCTTACCGAATGATAAACCTAGATACTTAATGGGAGTAGGCCTTCCTGAAGATATTCTTACAGCAGTTGAACTCGGAATGGATATGTTCGACTGTGTTATCCCCACAAGGTATGCCCGAAATGGAACATTCTTTACACGCAAAGGCAAAATTAGAATAATGGATAAAACCTTTCGTAAAGATAAGTATCCCATAGACATTAATTGTAAATGTTATACTTGCAAAACATTCTCAAGAATGGTTCTAAGATATTTGTTTTTTACTAAAGATCCATTAGCCGAAACCCTTGCCACAATACATAATATTTATTTTTATCAAAATCTTATGGAAGATATTCAAAACGCTATTGATGCCAATAACTACATTGAATTTAAGGGAAAATGGTTAAACAACTACTTGAAAATAAATTGAAAATAATGCCATTTTAGGCATCCTTCAATTTTAGTTTACAGTTTTAATTCTGGATTCCCGCCTTCGCGGGAATGACGTGGGTGTTGTTGCCGTCATTCTCGCGAAGGCGGGAATCCAGTTTAAATAAAGTGTTAACTACTTTTCATGCAATATGAAGGATATCCCATTTTAAAATTTATTGCAGCAGGCTTTATTGTATGATAGGTGATTCAAATATTTTTCCCGTGTCTAAATATAATTTAGGATTTACATTTTTAAATTCGAAATTAATATAAATCCTAAACTAAGCCTTAATATAAGAATAATAAGGAGATAAAAGAATGCAAAGCTTAAAAAAATGGATATTTATTATTTTAGGTTCTTTAATAGGGCTTGGAATTATTTATATCGCATTCAGCTTTATTTTTGTAGATTTGTTGGTTGATTACTGGTGGTTTACCAGTTTAAATTTAAAGGGGTATTTTTTTCTCAGGATTTTTTATCGTTATGTAATCTTTGTATCTGTGTCCTTTAGTTTATTTTTGCTATTCTTTATTAACTTCTGGATTGCATCAAGGCATATAAGAAATTACAGGGTTCCAGAATATAAAGCCACAAAGGTGGAAAAACAAAGTCATCGGTATATTTTAGAATTTTTTGAAAAAGGCTCTTTTAAGATTTATTTTATTTTATCTCTGATTATGGCTATTCCATTATCAGCCCATTTTTTTATAAAATGGGAGGAATTCCTTTTGTATTTATTTGCACCTAATTATGGACTAACAGAATCTACTCATGGAAAAGATATAAGTTTTTATTTGTTTTCCTATCCAATTTATAAACACATTCAAAATACCCTTTCAATATTGTTTTTGATCCTTTTTGTAGGAATATTATTGCTTTATTATATAGGGAACCGCCTGTTAACAAAAGAAGAAATCACTTTTTCAAAGTCTTCAAAATTTCATCTTACGATTTTATTTATAATAAATTGTCTAATGTTTATCTGGAGACATTTTATAATGCTTTATGATATTCAATATATCACAACGCATGAGCCTGTTTTTTCTGGTCCAGGATTTATTGAAATGAATTTTAATATTCCACTTATCTGGCTCGCAATTCTTCTTTTTACAGCAGCATCCATAACTTTAGTTGTTTATATACACGTTCGGAAAAGGCTAAAAACAACGATAGCTTTATTATGTGTTTTTTTTATTGCCCATGCTTTTAGAATATCCTCTTTTGTTCCTGATTTCCTTGGAACTTATTTTATTAAACCTAATGAGATAATAAGAGAAAAACCCTATATTGTTGACAGCATAGACTCAACATTAGACGCATATGCTTTAGATAAAGTAGTAATAAGGCAATATATAATAAAAAATAATCCAGAAGCTATTTCAAGCCCTGAAATTAAAAAAAGAATATATAATATACCAGTATGGGATAGAGAATTTCTTGTTGATGTTTATACCCAAGTTCAAGGATTGAGGAGTTTTTATTCTTTTCCTACAGTTGACGTTGATCGTTACAATGTTGATGGGCGAGGTTACCAGCAGGTTTATCTTGGAGCAAGGGAGTTTCATTTTGATGGACTGCCTGAAGCGGCTAAGAATTGGCTGAATAAATCATTTCAATATACTCATGGTTCAGGTGTAGTCATGACTCCTGCAGCTCAAAGTGGTGATGAGCAAATGACTTGGTACATAAAAGATATACCCCCTACATCTGATTTTGGATTTAAAATAGATCAAACTGCCATTTATTTTGGGCTTCAAGACAGTGGCTACATAATTGTACCTAATGATTTAGGAGAAGTTGATCATTCCAAAGTTCAAGATATTTTAATTCACTATGATGGAAAGGGCGGTATACCTATTTCATCAATGTTTAAAAAAACTTTATTTTCCTTTTACTTTCATGATAACAATATACTTTTTACTACAAAGATTAAAGAAGATAGTAAAATTATATTTATACGTAACATAAAAAAACGTATCAAAAAAATAACTCCTTTTCTTCTTCTTGATGAAGATCCCTACCTTGTTGTTACGAATAAAGGTCTTTTTTGGATTCAAGATGCTTATACTTGCTCTGATCTTTATCCAAATTCCGAAAATTATCCAGATTTTAAGAAAAAGTATGAAAAGAAATTCAATTATATACGAAATTCAGTTAAAATTGTTGTGG from Desulfobacterales bacterium carries:
- a CDS encoding UPF0182 family protein yields the protein MQSLKKWIFIILGSLIGLGIIYIAFSFIFVDLLVDYWWFTSLNLKGYFFLRIFYRYVIFVSVSFSLFLLFFINFWIASRHIRNYRVPEYKATKVEKQSHRYILEFFEKGSFKIYFILSLIMAIPLSAHFFIKWEEFLLYLFAPNYGLTESTHGKDISFYLFSYPIYKHIQNTLSILFLILFVGILLLYYIGNRLLTKEEITFSKSSKFHLTILFIINCLMFIWRHFIMLYDIQYITTHEPVFSGPGFIEMNFNIPLIWLAILLFTAASITLVVYIHVRKRLKTTIALLCVFFIAHAFRISSFVPDFLGTYFIKPNEIIREKPYIVDSIDSTLDAYALDKVVIRQYIIKNNPEAISSPEIKKRIYNIPVWDREFLVDVYTQVQGLRSFYSFPTVDVDRYNVDGRGYQQVYLGAREFHFDGLPEAAKNWLNKSFQYTHGSGVVMTPAAQSGDEQMTWYIKDIPPTSDFGFKIDQTAIYFGLQDSGYIIVPNDLGEVDHSKVQDILIHYDGKGGIPISSMFKKTLFSFYFHDNNILFTTKIKEDSKIIFIRNIKKRIKKITPFLLLDEDPYLVVTNKGLFWIQDAYTCSDLYPNSENYPDFKKKYEKKFNYIRNSVKIVVDAYNGTVDYYVFDSKDPIINAYRRIYPGLFKKIDTMPEELRTHLRYPKSLFEVQMAIYAKYHQTDPEIFYRQEDLWEFPKSLPMTSYYLTLDLFEIGRDEFLLICPMSPVKRENLRSLIIVGCDGEDYGKIIVYAFPKGQQIYGPSQISALIDQDTDIAQELSLWNQSGSIVQRGRIMVLPINNLILYIQPVYLRSTKTLNIPELKRIIVSQGEIVAMDKTIEEALKKLQEKLKNKAQRIQNRAQ